From a region of the Malania oleifera isolate guangnan ecotype guangnan chromosome 12, ASM2987363v1, whole genome shotgun sequence genome:
- the LOC131143889 gene encoding uncharacterized protein LOC131143889: protein MHLLSSSMEEVVRQLEVVTRGGTAQAWVYSLTPRDAENTSNVVTGATHSFVSRGFSRVCGVEAHLVEVELGVVMLTRSIIMCNKVVRDHPVEIQGRRLPAILIVLEMQRFDIILGMDWLASSYASIDCQKKEAVFRPLGEQEFNFIRSCVRSAPQILSAMQAIRLLLDGFPGYLACVKAVPKEGLKLEDIPVIREFSNVLPEDLPRLPRDREVEFAIELAPGTTPISKVPY from the exons ATGCACCTCCTCAGCAGTAGTATGGAGGAGGTAGTCAGGCAACTAGAAGTGGTAACCAGGGGGGGTACCGCGCAAGCGTGGGTGTACTCATTGACGCCACGTGATGCAGAGAACACcagcaatgtggtgacag gtgcaacccactcgtttgtatctCGGGGATTTTCTAGAGTTTGTGGTGTTGAGGCTCACTTGGTAGAGGTCGAGTTAGGTGTGGTCATGCTGACAAGGTCGATTATTATGTGCAATAAGGTGGTTAGAGACCACCCAGTGGAGATTCAAGGGAGGAGGTTACCTGCTATACTAATTGTTCTTGAGATGCAgagatttgatattattttagggatggattggttagcatcTAGCTATGCGAGCATAGATTGCCAAAAGAAGGAGGCAGTGTTTAGACCTCTTGGAGAACAGGAGTTTAATTTTATCAGGTCGTGTGTACgctctgcaccacagatcctctCGGCGATGCAAGCGATAAGGTTACTCCTGGATGGCTTCCCGGGGTACCTGGCGTGTGTGAAAGCGGTACCAAAGGAGGGACTGAAGTTGGAGGATATTCCAGTGATACGGGAGTTCTCGAACGTACTTCCCGAGGACTTACCTAGATTGCCTcgagatcgtgaggtggagttcgctattgagttAGCACCAGGGACGACACCAATCTCCAAGGTGCCTTACTGA